One segment of Rubripirellula amarantea DNA contains the following:
- a CDS encoding flagellar biosynthetic protein FliR gives MEPVNISELTQWFVDHLILGVLILTRLSLLLMAMPAVGVGVPKRVRAILAILVTTLLMPAVANLTSSEALPRIDNLIDLTIAIAREGMIGMLIGATVQLIITGMQLGGEAITSTGGMQLGDAIDPTTASSMPSIARLVGLLVTSIMLAVGGHRLVLNLLLDSFKALPAGQIEFSDSMMTLVVDQLTAGMIAGIRVAAPVVAALLLANLVTGLVSRTLPQINVLAIGLSINALSMLIVLALTIGSAGLIFQDELAQVAVRLGKLW, from the coding sequence ATGGAACCGGTCAATATTTCTGAACTGACTCAGTGGTTCGTTGACCATCTCATCTTAGGGGTGCTCATCCTTACTCGCCTGAGTTTGTTGTTGATGGCGATGCCTGCGGTGGGAGTGGGCGTCCCCAAACGAGTGCGTGCGATCCTGGCGATTCTTGTAACCACGTTACTCATGCCGGCGGTTGCGAATCTAACGTCCTCAGAGGCGCTTCCGCGGATCGATAATTTGATTGATCTAACGATTGCGATTGCTCGCGAAGGCATGATCGGGATGTTGATTGGTGCGACGGTGCAATTGATCATTACCGGCATGCAACTCGGCGGCGAAGCCATTACGAGCACCGGCGGCATGCAACTTGGTGATGCGATTGACCCGACAACTGCAAGCAGCATGCCCTCGATCGCTCGTTTGGTCGGGTTGCTTGTGACGTCGATCATGTTGGCCGTGGGAGGACACCGATTAGTACTAAATCTATTGTTGGATAGTTTTAAGGCGTTGCCGGCTGGGCAGATTGAATTTTCGGATTCGATGATGACCTTGGTCGTCGATCAGTTGACGGCGGGAATGATCGCCGGCATTCGTGTCGCTGCTCCCGTAGTCGCGGCACTATTACTGGCGAATTTGGTGACGGGGCTTGTCAGTCGCACGTTGCCTCAGATCAACGTGTTGGCTATCGGACTAAGCATCAACGCATTGTCGATGTTGATCGTCTTGGCGCTGACGATTGGCTCGGCTGGATTGATTTTTCAGGACGAATTGGCGCAAGTTGCCGTCCGCTTAGGGAAGCTGTGGTAA
- the fliP gene encoding flagellar type III secretion system pore protein FliP (The bacterial flagellar biogenesis protein FliP forms a type III secretion system (T3SS)-type pore required for flagellar assembly.) has translation MFRLALLALMAWVTLVADAGPAQAQSGQPDSGDAVTEIAEPKGESSTPSPQLVQPRPMTVDIPGLENLAGGPEHWTSPEGMASSLQVVLLLTVLSLAPAVLLMTTCYVRIIVVLGLLRQAIGLQSLPPSQVMTSIALFMTMFVMTPVWTKVYDEAIKPYTDPEVEMTLEEAYEAGSLPIREFMSKQIWQAKNTDDVILFYSYMDPDAALPSTFEEVPMRVLLPAYILSELKVAFLMGFRIFLPFLIVDLVVASVTISMGMLMLPPQVISLPFKLLLFVLVDGWHMVVTMLMNSFGTIG, from the coding sequence TTGTTTCGATTGGCTTTGCTAGCACTGATGGCGTGGGTGACTTTGGTCGCAGACGCTGGGCCTGCGCAAGCACAGTCGGGGCAGCCAGATTCAGGCGATGCCGTGACGGAAATCGCCGAGCCAAAAGGCGAATCATCGACCCCGTCGCCGCAGTTGGTCCAACCGCGACCGATGACGGTTGATATTCCCGGACTCGAAAACCTTGCTGGCGGACCAGAGCATTGGACCAGTCCCGAGGGCATGGCCAGTAGCTTGCAAGTTGTGTTGCTTCTGACGGTGCTAAGCCTAGCGCCGGCCGTGCTTTTGATGACGACGTGCTACGTTCGAATCATTGTGGTGCTGGGATTGCTGCGACAAGCCATTGGTTTGCAATCCTTGCCACCGAGCCAAGTCATGACCAGCATTGCCCTGTTCATGACCATGTTTGTGATGACTCCGGTGTGGACGAAAGTCTATGACGAAGCGATTAAGCCTTACACCGATCCCGAAGTCGAAATGACTCTCGAAGAGGCGTACGAGGCAGGATCGCTTCCGATTCGGGAGTTCATGTCGAAACAGATTTGGCAAGCCAAGAACACCGACGATGTGATCCTGTTTTACTCGTACATGGACCCCGATGCTGCGTTACCAAGCACATTTGAAGAAGTGCCCATGCGCGTATTGTTGCCAGCCTACATCCTAAGCGAATTGAAGGTCGCCTTTCTGATGGGGTTTCGGATCTTTCTTCCGTTTCTAATTGTCGACTTGGTCGTCGCTAGCGTGACGATCTCGATGGGGATGCTGATGCTACCGCCTCAAGTGATCTCACTGCCTTTTAAGCTGTTGTTGTTTGTGCTTGTTGATGGCTGGCACATGGTGGTCACGATGCTAATGAACAGTTTTGGAACCATTGGATAG
- the flhB gene encoding flagellar biosynthesis protein FlhB: MSDSSGDKKHLPTDKRRRQAREDGNIVKSQDLMSAAMLLSGLATLWTFGPPACEKIASMMVDALSTTSIESISPSDATNWLLRDAAKLAAIAVPLLFAMFIAGILVNLTQTGFLLSTKKIMPKLSNISPLAGAKRILSIQGVVKLGFGIFKVLIIAAVAYAALRRYSPQIMGLAGLSIPQIASLMFSSLMGTCVWIGGALFVLALLEYAFQKWKHEQDLMMSDQEIRDEMKESEGDPQMAAKRKHIQRQMMMQRAQSEVPNADVVVSNPTELAIAIKYDPTSMPAPVVLAKGAGVLAQKIRRIALENGIPVVERKPLAQVLYKTVDVGDIIPTEQYQAVAEVLRYVYQLQGKDIPKATAA, translated from the coding sequence ATGTCCGATAGCAGTGGAGATAAGAAGCACCTACCTACCGACAAACGTCGGCGTCAGGCGCGTGAAGACGGCAACATCGTCAAGAGCCAAGATTTGATGTCCGCGGCCATGCTGTTGTCGGGTTTGGCGACCTTGTGGACCTTCGGTCCGCCCGCGTGTGAAAAAATTGCGTCGATGATGGTGGACGCACTATCGACCACCAGTATTGAATCCATATCACCCAGTGATGCGACGAATTGGTTGTTACGCGACGCAGCGAAGCTAGCCGCGATTGCAGTGCCATTGTTGTTCGCAATGTTCATCGCAGGCATTCTGGTCAACCTTACTCAGACTGGATTTCTGCTGTCGACCAAAAAGATCATGCCCAAGTTGAGCAACATCAGTCCATTGGCGGGAGCCAAGCGGATTTTGTCGATCCAGGGCGTTGTCAAGTTAGGCTTTGGTATCTTCAAGGTCCTTATCATTGCTGCGGTAGCGTACGCCGCTCTTCGTCGGTATAGCCCGCAGATCATGGGATTGGCGGGTCTGAGCATTCCTCAAATTGCCAGCCTGATGTTCAGCTCACTGATGGGAACCTGTGTTTGGATTGGCGGTGCTCTTTTTGTGTTGGCGTTACTCGAATACGCCTTTCAGAAATGGAAACATGAGCAGGACTTGATGATGTCCGACCAAGAGATTCGCGATGAAATGAAAGAATCCGAAGGCGATCCGCAGATGGCCGCCAAACGGAAGCACATCCAACGTCAAATGATGATGCAACGTGCTCAGTCCGAGGTTCCCAACGCTGATGTCGTTGTGAGCAATCCGACTGAACTTGCCATCGCAATCAAGTACGACCCCACATCGATGCCAGCCCCGGTCGTGCTTGCTAAAGGTGCCGGTGTTTTGGCACAGAAAATTCGTCGCATTGCACTGGAGAACGGCATCCCGGTCGTCGAGCGAAAGCCGTTGGCTCAAGTGCTCTATAAAACTGTGGACGTGGGGGACATTATCCCGACCGAGCAGTACCAAGCCGTTGCCGAAGTGCTTCGCTACGTCTACCAGCTACAAGGAAAAGACATTCCAAAGGCGACGGCAGCTTAG
- a CDS encoding flagellar biosynthetic protein FliQ has protein sequence MDASSALDLCRATLLTAVVIAAPMLLVGMAAGLAVGLIQALTQIQDQTVSFVPKLLAMAAVLVACLPWLMTRILDFTRIIFENTSVP, from the coding sequence ATGGATGCATCCTCTGCTCTCGACCTTTGCCGTGCGACACTGCTAACCGCAGTCGTGATCGCTGCGCCGATGTTGTTGGTGGGGATGGCAGCCGGTTTGGCCGTGGGTTTGATTCAGGCTCTGACGCAAATCCAAGACCAAACGGTTTCATTTGTGCCCAAGTTGCTTGCGATGGCTGCGGTCTTAGTTGCGTGCTTGCCTTGGCTGATGACAAGGATTCTCGACTTCACTCGTATCATCTTCGAAAATACATCTGTCCCGTGA
- a CDS encoding sugar phosphate isomerase/epimerase family protein, whose amino-acid sequence MTKLPKATVGRRELLTYAAFGSAAFAAADAVSSESSATGAAVPKRKYDMKKSINLWAFPYPDKMTLKQCLQLAKDAGFDAIELNYDLDSELSPKSGTKEFTEIRRMAEQIGIEISGVCSFLFWPYPLTSNDPAERARGMELAGKMAQAAHDLGTENLLVVPGAVHMPWRPDHDPTPNDVCDARARESIGKLLPSAEKLGVHLNIENIFFNGFLMSPMEMVAFVDSFGSENVHVHFDTGNIMEYQFPEHWIPILGDRIKNVHLKEYTKKSSDHSLEAFRPLLDGTTNWPAVLEAFDKTGYSGYLTFEYFHPYQHFPEALVYQTADSLDRMLGLK is encoded by the coding sequence GTGACGAAGCTCCCCAAGGCCACCGTTGGCCGCCGCGAATTACTGACCTATGCCGCCTTCGGAAGTGCAGCTTTTGCTGCCGCCGACGCGGTTTCTTCGGAATCGTCCGCCACGGGCGCCGCAGTGCCAAAACGCAAGTACGACATGAAAAAGTCCATTAACTTATGGGCGTTTCCGTATCCTGACAAAATGACACTCAAACAATGTTTGCAACTTGCCAAAGATGCAGGGTTCGATGCGATTGAACTGAACTACGACTTGGACAGCGAGCTGTCACCCAAGTCGGGCACGAAGGAGTTCACCGAAATTCGCCGCATGGCCGAACAAATTGGAATTGAAATTAGCGGTGTCTGCTCGTTCTTGTTCTGGCCGTATCCGTTGACTAGCAATGATCCGGCTGAGCGAGCCAGGGGGATGGAATTAGCTGGCAAGATGGCTCAGGCGGCGCATGATTTGGGGACGGAAAACTTGTTGGTGGTTCCCGGAGCAGTCCACATGCCATGGCGACCCGATCACGATCCAACACCGAATGATGTCTGTGACGCTCGCGCGAGGGAATCTATCGGAAAGCTCTTGCCCTCAGCAGAGAAGCTTGGCGTTCACTTGAATATCGAAAATATCTTTTTCAACGGTTTTCTGATGTCTCCGATGGAGATGGTTGCTTTTGTAGATAGCTTCGGGAGCGAGAACGTTCACGTGCATTTCGACACCGGAAACATCATGGAGTATCAGTTTCCAGAACACTGGATACCTATCTTGGGCGATCGAATAAAGAACGTTCACTTGAAAGAGTACACGAAAAAAAGCAGTGATCATTCTTTGGAAGCGTTCCGTCCATTGCTCGATGGAACCACGAATTGGCCAGCCGTTTTAGAAGCCTTCGATAAGACTGGCTATAGCGGCTACCTCACGTTCGAGTACTTTCATCCGTACCAACACTTCCCTGAAGCATTGGTTTATCAGACCGCAGACTCACTTGATCGGATGTTGGGACTGAAGTAG